The Lolium rigidum isolate FL_2022 chromosome 2, APGP_CSIRO_Lrig_0.1, whole genome shotgun sequence genomic interval GATGCCGGCATGTGGCGGCGTTTCTCTTCTTCGACTATGTCAAGTGAAGATGACGTCGTTGGGATTTGGTGACCACGGGGAAGATCCCCGGCCGACGTGCCACAAAGTCTCGGGTTCGTCGCTTGCGATAGCCCGGTTCATCGGCTCGAAAAGCATCTGTGAATGCAATGGTGCTCTCCCAGATCTAGGTGTGGCGGTTATTCGCCTCTTTTTTCGGCGCTACCATAGTGGCAGTGGAGGAAGATGGATGATGTTTCGGCGAGGCACAGGTTTCTCCAAGGGTGAACTTGTAGTTTTACTTCTTGTGGGTTTTCTTGTGCAAAGCTGCTTGACACAAATGTTTGTCTTGTGTGGTAACCATATGTGTAATCTCTGTAAATAAATTATCTAATGAAATATATGGTTACATCAAAAAAACGGTATTTACTTTTTTCGGCACATGAATATCTTACTTTTTTCAGCACATGAATAACTTACCATTTTTCGAATCTGGTTTCTTTATTTAGAAATCAATTCACTTGATTGGATTTTAGAAACATGAATCATCAAGTACAAGCCATGCCACTATTACAAGAGAAGATATCAATTGCCACCTCATTTTGTTTGTAACCGTTACTTATTATCGAAATAAACTTTCTTAATCTTTGTCTTGCTTATGATATACTTGTCATCTGACAATATGTAGTCCGTTGCAACGCATGGGTACAGCATAAAGGTGCGATTGGATAATAACTCACCGAGGTGTTTCAACTGTGTGTGACAACTTCGATCTCATATCATACCTCAACTTCTACGCTTAGATGCTAAGAAAAACAGCGATAAGAAAACCAGTGATATACATATATGCAATCGAAAGAACACATACAATAACAGTCGCACATCAACAGCAATAAAGGTGAAAACGGTTCATTAATTAGTCGAGTAGCGTGGCACGCAGGCCTAGTTTTACATCGAAAAACAAATATTACATAAACAATTGACCATGCACGCGCTTGATGGCGCGCGGATGCATGAAACGAAAACCAAGAATGAATTATCAGCTAAATCGCTCGACCCCACGGCCATGCCATGCACATAGATACGAGTTAGTATATGTGCATGATGGATATATACCGTTAGAGTTGATCAGACTTTGTAGCCACCAGCAGCGGCGGGGGTTGCGGTGGCAGCGGCGGGGGTTGCGGTGGCGGTGGCAGCGGCGGGGGTAGCGGTGGCGTAGGCAGCGGCGGGGGTTGCGGTGGCGGTGGCAGCCGCGGGTGTTGGGGTGGCGGTGGCAGCCGCGGCGGGCGTGGCCTCCTTCTCGGCCTCTGACATTGCAGTGACGGCCTTTTTCAGCGCGGTCTCAGAGACAGTGTACTTGACCTCCGGCGCGGTGGCCTGCTTGGCGGCGTAGGCCTGCTTGACGGCGGCCACAAGGGTGGGGATGAACTTGTAGCTGTCGTAGGCGGCGCCCAGGCTCACCTTGATGGCATTGTTAAAGGTGTTCTCGAAGACGGTGAACTTGTCGTTGGCGGGGGCGGCGTTGGCGGCAGTGGCGGCGGTCCTGTACGCGGCGTCGACCTTGTCGATGAGCTGCACCTCGGCGGCGGGGATGGCGCCGACCTTGACCTCCTCGGCGGCGGGCTTTACGGCGTGGACCTCGAGGGTGCCGGCgatgacgcggagcgcctcggtgAGGGTGGCGACGTAGGCATCGTACTTGGCCTCGGGAGTGGCGCCCTGGGCAGCCTCGTAAGCGAGCTTTAAggcggcgtcgagcttggaggtgAGCTGGTTCTTGCTTTGATCGGCGTAGCCGGACGCGAGGCCCTCAACGAAGGCCTTGTTGGTGGCCGTGCCGAAGGTTTCGACGAACGTCTTGTACTTGTCAGCTGGtgggacgacggcggcggctgccACGGCCGCCTTGAAGCCGGCGTTGATCTTCTCGATCAGCTTCTGCTCCTCGGTCGTCGCCTTCCCTGATGGCACCGCTGCGGGAGTAGCCGGGGTTGCCGGGGTGGCGGGGGTGGCGGCAGTAGCCGGGGCCGCGGGAGTAGCCGGGGTGGCCGGGGCATAGCCAGCATCCGCAGCGTAGGAGGCGGCCGGGCCCGCCACCAGGGCCACGGCGAGGAAAAGCGCCACCGTGTGCTTCTGCACCGCCATTGCTGCTCTTGCGTTGGTTTGTAGGGGGAATATGGGATGGATCGTGTTGTGTTGTGAGGAAGGAGGTGGCTCTAGCTAGCTTATATATATATACGAACATACGGTGGATGGTGAGAGGACGGGAGAGCTTTGCGCGCCAAAATTAGATAGTTTCAACTTCCGCCTCTCATCTCATTTCCATGTGTGTTGACGAGattctttcttttctctctctttcttcttaTTTTGGAGCAAGATTAAAGGTATACTTTTATCCACGTGTCGCCTGTTAGTTTCATGCAAATCTAAATTTATACGGAAACGGAGATGCAGGATCAGTTCAGTCTCAAGTCGGGACCCAGCGAGAGGAGGTTTCATAGGTGTGGAGAGCAGTCTAGATAGAGATGCAGACAGTACAATTCATAGGTGTGGAGGGCAGTCTAGATAGAGATGCAGACAGTACAACAGCACAGACGGGAGCAATGCTACACCTACCGGATA includes:
- the LOC124686789 gene encoding major pollen allergen Lol p 5b, giving the protein MAVQKHTVALFLAVALVAGPAASYAADAGYAPATPATPAAPATAATPATPATPATPAAVPSGKATTEEQKLIEKINAGFKAAVAAAAVVPPADKYKTFVETFGTATNKAFVEGLASGYADQSKNQLTSKLDAALKLAYEAAQGATPEAKYDAYVATLTEALRVIAGTLEVHAVKPAAEEVKVGAIPAAEVQLIDKVDAAYRTAATAANAAPANDKFTVFENTFNNAIKVSLGAAYDSYKFIPTLVAAVKQAYAAKQATAPEVKYTVSETALKKAVTAMSEAEKEATPAAAATATPTPAAATATATPAAAYATATPAAATATATPAAATATPAAAGGYKV